A region from the Paludicola sp. MB14-C6 genome encodes:
- a CDS encoding IS1182 family transposase, producing MLVKAKKDRTQVEFLCLEEFIPAEHLLRKIDSAVDFCHIYDFVEDLYCKDNGRPSIDPVVLIKMVLIQHLYGISSLRKLVEEVQMNCAYRWFLGYLMTEQIPHFTTISYAFKHRFNENTIACIFNWILNEINDMGYLDPEVVFVDGTHIKANANIKKVVKKSIPVAAKHYEKQLMDEINKDREEHKKKPFDDTKPPKIEEKIINESTTDPESGVFHKGEHKKCLAYEAHTACDKKGYIVDVHVTAGNVHDSVAFDDLYDKLKENHPEIQTIVADSAYNTPYIAKRLIDDGKDLLVPYRRPMTKQGFFKKYDFSYDEYFDCVVCPNNKVLHYSTTNREGYKEFKSNPNDCKICGFRYKCTESKEFQKQYTVHVWHEYLEQVSDIRYAIKYKDLYAQRKETIERVFADAKRLPKILCKSE from the coding sequence ATGTTAGTTAAAGCTAAAAAAGACCGAACACAAGTAGAGTTTTTGTGCTTAGAAGAATTTATTCCAGCAGAACATTTGCTTAGAAAAATAGATAGTGCAGTGGATTTCTGTCATATATATGATTTCGTAGAGGATTTGTATTGTAAAGATAATGGAAGACCAAGCATAGACCCAGTAGTACTAATCAAAATGGTCTTAATACAACATTTGTATGGAATAAGTTCGTTGCGCAAATTGGTAGAAGAAGTACAAATGAACTGTGCATATCGTTGGTTTTTAGGATATTTAATGACAGAACAAATACCTCACTTTACAACAATAAGTTATGCCTTTAAACATAGATTTAACGAGAATACTATTGCATGCATTTTCAACTGGATATTGAATGAAATCAATGATATGGGATATCTTGACCCAGAGGTGGTATTTGTAGATGGAACCCATATAAAAGCAAATGCAAATATAAAAAAGGTTGTAAAGAAATCAATCCCCGTAGCAGCAAAACATTATGAGAAACAACTAATGGACGAAATCAATAAAGATAGAGAAGAACATAAAAAAAAGCCATTTGACGATACAAAGCCACCTAAAATAGAAGAAAAAATCATCAATGAATCAACCACTGACCCTGAAAGCGGTGTATTTCATAAAGGAGAGCATAAGAAATGCCTTGCTTATGAAGCACATACAGCTTGTGACAAAAAAGGCTACATTGTAGATGTTCATGTAACAGCAGGCAATGTACATGACAGCGTAGCATTCGATGATTTGTATGATAAATTAAAAGAAAACCACCCCGAAATCCAAACAATAGTGGCAGATAGTGCCTACAATACTCCCTATATTGCAAAAAGACTTATAGATGATGGAAAAGATTTATTAGTACCATATCGTAGACCAATGACAAAACAAGGCTTTTTTAAGAAATATGATTTTTCATATGATGAATATTTTGACTGTGTAGTATGTCCAAACAATAAAGTTTTACACTATTCCACCACGAATAGAGAAGGATACAAAGAATTTAAAAGCAATCCAAACGACTGTAAAATCTGTGGGTTTCGTTACAAATGCACTGAAAGTAAAGAATTCCAGAAACAATACACAGTTCATGTTTGGCATGAGTACTTAGAGCAAGTTTCAGATATTCGTTATGCAATAAAATACAAAGATCTTTATGCACAGCGAAAAGAAACGATTGAGCGAGTTTTTGCTGATGCGAAGAGACTCCCGAAAATTTTGTGTAAAAGTGAATAA
- a CDS encoding GNAT family N-acetyltransferase, whose protein sequence is MKLQAEDIYLATLVRKDCKTIWNDFEYDFNNPTEQLNIGHSEEKSDQWFDDIQKQQGKSNVRLGIFLNDGTVIGDIALQDIDRTNRNCSVGMGIAKIENRCKGYGQQAVNLILNYGFEYLGMERITANTLEINIGAQKSLEKCGFILEGKERKAIYLNGKKYDRFNYSILKEEYLTK, encoded by the coding sequence ATGAAACTACAAGCTGAAGATATTTATTTAGCAACATTGGTACGTAAAGATTGCAAAACAATTTGGAACGATTTTGAATATGATTTTAATAATCCTACAGAACAATTAAACATAGGGCATTCTGAGGAAAAATCAGATCAATGGTTTGATGATATCCAAAAGCAACAGGGAAAATCGAATGTTAGACTTGGTATTTTCTTAAATGATGGAACAGTAATTGGTGATATTGCATTACAAGATATCGATAGAACAAATCGTAACTGTTCAGTTGGTATGGGTATTGCTAAAATTGAAAATCGTTGCAAAGGTTATGGTCAACAAGCAGTTAATTTAATTCTAAATTATGGCTTTGAATACTTAGGCATGGAAAGAATAACAGCAAATACTCTTGAAATTAATATAGGAGCACAAAAATCTCTAGAAAAATGTGGTTTCATTCTAGAAGGGAAAGAACGAAAAGCAATATACTTAAATGGTAAAAAATACGACAGATTTAATTACTCTATATTGAAAGAAGAGTACTTGACAAAATGA
- a CDS encoding energy-coupling factor ABC transporter permease, with the protein MFKKSEKRIILFSFVISLFLAVQMNVSAMHIMEGFLQPVWAISWGVICIPFIVAGFFAIKKKVTANQKNLVLLALCGAFAFVLSALKIPSVTGSCSHPTGVGLGAILFGPLVMSVIGVIVLLFQALLLAHGGITTLGANTFSMGIVGPIVSFFIYKICRKSKVSVGISVFLAAFLGDLLTYVTTSVQLAFAHPDGGSVIASLVKFLSIFALTQIPLAICEGLVTVVVFNVIAKYRSSELKELTVI; encoded by the coding sequence ATGTTTAAAAAATCTGAAAAAAGAATTATTTTATTCTCATTCGTTATTTCATTATTTTTAGCAGTACAAATGAATGTAAGTGCAATGCATATCATGGAAGGCTTTTTGCAGCCGGTATGGGCTATTAGCTGGGGTGTTATTTGCATACCATTCATTGTTGCAGGCTTCTTTGCAATTAAGAAAAAAGTTACTGCAAATCAAAAAAATCTAGTTTTACTTGCACTATGTGGTGCGTTTGCATTTGTTTTATCAGCACTTAAAATCCCTTCTGTAACTGGAAGCTGCTCACACCCAACTGGTGTTGGACTTGGTGCTATCTTATTTGGACCTCTTGTTATGTCTGTTATCGGTGTTATTGTTTTGCTGTTCCAAGCGCTTTTGCTTGCTCATGGTGGAATAACAACACTAGGAGCAAATACATTTTCAATGGGAATTGTTGGTCCTATCGTTTCTTTTTTCATATATAAAATCTGTAGAAAATCTAAAGTGAGTGTAGGAATATCTGTATTTCTTGCAGCGTTTTTAGGTGACTTACTTACATATGTAACTACTTCCGTTCAACTTGCCTTTGCACATCCTGATGGTGGTAGCGTTATCGCATCACTTGTAAAATTCTTGAGTATATTTGCATTGACACAAATTCCACTTGCGATATGCGAGGGATTGGTAACCGTAGTTGTATTCAATGTAATTGCAAAATACAGAAGCTCAGAACTTAAAGAATTAACAGTTATTTAG
- a CDS encoding energy-coupling factor ABC transporter substrate-binding protein codes for MSMFKKNLILIIIAVVIAVVPLVIFKNAEFAGADGLAEEAITKIDPNYKPWFEPIIELPSGEVESLLFCTQAAIGAGIMGFIFGRMTAKPKKEEKDDKNR; via the coding sequence ATGTCAATGTTTAAAAAGAATCTAATACTGATAATTATTGCAGTTGTGATTGCTGTTGTTCCGCTCGTTATCTTTAAAAATGCAGAATTTGCAGGAGCAGACGGATTAGCAGAAGAAGCGATAACAAAAATTGATCCAAACTACAAGCCTTGGTTTGAACCGATTATTGAACTGCCAAGCGGTGAGGTTGAATCATTACTTTTTTGTACTCAAGCAGCAATAGGCGCTGGAATCATGGGATTTATATTTGGCAGAATGACAGCTAAGCCAAAAAAAGAGGAAAAAGATGATAAAAATAGATAG
- the cbiQ gene encoding cobalt ECF transporter T component CbiQ, translated as MIKIDSYAYSSKLSKELPKSKLLFGCIPLMICLFANSFLANIVTIILMGLISVKYTQIGFRKYLNLMLIPFAFLIIGTLSIIISKHSIGHRVLLGFQLQNSVYGIDYTSLMYGLNLILKALAAVSCMYFISLNTPMTDILAALEKLKIPKLMISLMELIYNYIFILLDEAAKMKIAQSSRLGYIDFKTSVKSTGELIARLFLRTYMRCDRIYSALESRGYTGEFKTLEKTYGNQKKLMLFSILNGVILIAISFIERRFIL; from the coding sequence ATGATAAAAATAGATAGCTATGCTTATTCATCAAAACTTTCTAAGGAATTGCCGAAAAGTAAATTACTTTTCGGCTGTATTCCTTTAATGATATGTTTATTTGCAAATTCATTTTTAGCAAATATCGTTACAATAATTTTAATGGGGCTAATATCGGTTAAATATACGCAAATAGGTTTTAGAAAATATTTGAATTTGATGTTGATTCCATTTGCTTTTTTAATCATAGGTACTTTGTCTATTATTATTTCTAAGCATTCAATTGGCCATAGGGTTTTACTTGGTTTTCAACTTCAAAATAGTGTTTATGGTATTGATTATACTTCTTTAATGTATGGATTAAACCTTATTTTGAAAGCACTTGCAGCGGTAAGCTGTATGTATTTTATTTCGTTAAATACTCCGATGACAGATATTTTAGCAGCATTAGAGAAATTGAAAATTCCAAAGTTAATGATTTCGTTGATGGAGCTGATTTATAACTATATTTTTATTCTTTTGGATGAAGCTGCAAAAATGAAAATTGCCCAGTCATCAAGGCTTGGATATATTGATTTTAAAACTTCGGTGAAATCAACTGGTGAGCTGATAGCAAGATTGTTTCTGAGAACCTATATGCGTTGCGACAGAATCTATTCAGCACTTGAATCACGAGGCTATACCGGCGAATTCAAAACACTTGAAAAAACATATGGCAATCAAAAAAAATTGATGTTGTTTTCAATATTAAATGGAGTGATACTAATTGCAATATCATTCATTGAAAGGAGGTTTATACTGTGA
- a CDS encoding ATP-binding cassette domain-containing protein — protein MKLIETRNLSYSYDQEHLALNQVNISIEKGKVTAILGGNGAGKSTLFLNLNGVLTPSEGEVYFDGKLVTYNKKNIMELRKRVGIVFQDPNDQLFSADVLSDISFGPMNLGLSKEETKKIVDDVIMKTGIQEYVNKPTHALSFGQKKRVAIAGVLAMKPDIIILDEPTAGLDPSGVSDILKLLTDLQSQNNLTIIISTHDIDIVPLYCDYAYVLDHGKVVLSDTSEELFTKADELRSYSLRLPRIAHLMEILKKEDHMNTDERASTISKARKNIRELLQSEQK, from the coding sequence GTGAAATTAATCGAAACAAGAAACTTAAGTTACAGCTATGACCAAGAACATCTTGCTTTGAATCAAGTGAATATTTCAATTGAAAAAGGTAAGGTTACGGCAATATTAGGCGGAAACGGTGCGGGAAAATCCACCTTGTTTTTGAATTTAAACGGTGTACTTACCCCTTCCGAAGGTGAAGTTTATTTTGATGGCAAATTGGTTACATATAACAAGAAAAATATCATGGAACTTAGAAAACGTGTCGGAATTGTATTCCAAGATCCCAATGACCAGCTTTTTTCAGCAGATGTATTAAGCGATATTTCTTTTGGACCTATGAATTTGGGGCTTTCAAAAGAAGAAACAAAAAAAATTGTAGATGATGTTATTATGAAAACGGGTATACAGGAATATGTAAATAAGCCAACTCATGCGTTAAGCTTTGGACAAAAAAAGCGTGTTGCAATAGCCGGAGTCTTGGCAATGAAGCCTGATATCATCATACTGGATGAACCAACCGCAGGGCTTGACCCGAGCGGAGTAAGCGATATTTTAAAACTTCTTACCGATTTACAATCTCAAAACAATCTAACAATCATTATTTCAACTCATGATATAGATATTGTACCGCTTTACTGTGATTATGCATATGTACTTGATCACGGAAAAGTAGTATTAAGCGATACGAGTGAAGAACTGTTTACAAAGGCAGATGAACTTAGAAGTTATTCATTAAGACTTCCAAGAATAGCGCATCTTATGGAAATATTAAAAAAAGAAGATCATATGAATACTGATGAAAGAGCCTCAACCATTTCAAAAGCGAGAAAGAATATCAGGGAGTTGCTGCAAAGTGAACAAAAATAA
- the cbiD gene encoding cobalt-precorrin-5B (C(1))-methyltransferase CbiD — MNKNNDIVVKNGQKLRCGYTTGSCATAATAAATQMILSGQRVDHIKIMLPNSNEALFEVNDINIGENFASCSVQKDAGDDPDVTDGIRIFSKVMLCDKGIHIKGGKGVGLVTSKGLQCEVGEPAINPVPKKMITQNAQKICEKYSYDKGLEITISAQNGEEIAKKTFNPRLGIVGGISILGTTGIVEPMSEKALIDTIKVLIDKQKVKNEKLILISPGNYGRDYCKNVLHFDIDKGIKFSNYIGETLDYLVYSGFEKVLLVGHIGKLVKIAGGIMNTHSSYADCRMEILAAHSAMAGATSVTIKQIMNCKTTDEAIEIIEKAGLKNQVFASIKEKIQFHIDYRTKGKMQVEFYIFSTDDSIITQTENADEFAKEIRGIEDESEIL, encoded by the coding sequence GTGAACAAAAATAACGATATTGTAGTGAAAAACGGTCAAAAGCTTCGTTGTGGTTATACAACGGGGAGTTGTGCGACAGCGGCGACAGCCGCTGCAACACAAATGATTCTATCAGGGCAGCGAGTTGATCATATAAAAATTATGCTACCAAACTCAAACGAGGCTTTATTTGAAGTAAATGATATTAACATAGGAGAAAACTTTGCCTCTTGCAGTGTGCAAAAAGATGCAGGAGATGATCCCGATGTAACCGATGGAATAAGGATTTTTTCAAAGGTCATGTTATGTGATAAAGGAATCCATATTAAAGGTGGAAAGGGCGTTGGCTTAGTAACAAGCAAAGGTTTGCAATGTGAAGTTGGCGAGCCTGCTATCAATCCCGTTCCAAAAAAAATGATAACGCAAAATGCACAAAAGATATGCGAGAAATATTCCTATGATAAAGGATTGGAAATAACAATATCCGCTCAAAACGGAGAAGAAATTGCAAAAAAAACGTTTAATCCAAGACTCGGAATAGTAGGCGGAATTTCTATTTTAGGTACAACCGGAATCGTTGAGCCTATGAGTGAAAAAGCGCTTATTGATACAATTAAGGTATTGATTGATAAGCAAAAAGTGAAAAATGAAAAATTGATATTGATTTCACCAGGTAATTACGGAAGAGATTATTGTAAAAATGTCTTACATTTTGATATTGATAAAGGAATTAAATTTTCAAACTATATTGGTGAAACACTGGACTACTTGGTCTATAGCGGATTTGAAAAAGTCTTACTTGTCGGACATATTGGAAAGCTTGTTAAAATTGCAGGCGGAATTATGAATACCCATTCTTCATATGCTGATTGTAGAATGGAAATTTTAGCAGCTCATTCAGCTATGGCTGGAGCTACTAGCGTAACAATAAAACAGATAATGAACTGTAAAACAACGGATGAAGCAATCGAAATAATAGAAAAAGCGGGATTGAAAAATCAAGTTTTTGCTTCAATAAAAGAAAAAATACAGTTTCATATAGATTATAGAACTAAAGGTAAAATGCAGGTTGAATTTTATATTTTTTCAACGGATGATAGCATTATTACGCAAACAGAAAATGCAGACGAATTTGCAAAAGAAATAAGGGGTATTGAAGATGAAAGCGAAATTCTATAG
- the cobI gene encoding precorrin-2 C(20)-methyltransferase — MKAKFYSVGTGPGDPKLITYKAVEVIRNCDIIAVPNSGASENAVLKIVAEHIKDKEIIYCDMPMIRDKAKLEEYHQSAANLLASYLDQNKSVAFLTLGDPTIYSTTLYVHQKLQNMGYEAEIISGVPSFCAVAAKLNIPLCEGGEPLHIIPASYEDTEQAVNYNGNKVLMKSGKSIAKIKELLNEKQAQSVECCGMENEKIHKSLDTLDENSSYFNVIIVKEKK, encoded by the coding sequence ATGAAAGCGAAATTCTATAGCGTGGGTACAGGTCCTGGTGATCCGAAATTAATAACATATAAAGCGGTTGAAGTAATAAGAAATTGCGATATTATTGCAGTTCCAAACAGCGGTGCAAGTGAAAATGCCGTATTGAAAATTGTGGCAGAGCATATTAAGGATAAAGAAATAATCTATTGCGATATGCCTATGATTCGAGATAAAGCTAAATTAGAGGAATATCATCAATCTGCGGCAAATTTGCTGGCAAGTTATCTCGACCAAAACAAGAGTGTTGCCTTTTTAACATTGGGCGATCCTACCATCTATTCTACAACGCTATATGTTCATCAAAAGCTTCAAAATATGGGCTATGAAGCTGAAATTATTTCGGGCGTTCCGTCTTTTTGTGCAGTCGCAGCAAAGTTAAACATTCCTCTTTGTGAGGGGGGAGAGCCGCTTCACATCATTCCTGCTTCATACGAAGATACCGAACAAGCAGTAAATTACAATGGAAATAAAGTATTGATGAAATCGGGAAAAAGTATAGCTAAAATCAAAGAACTACTGAATGAAAAGCAAGCACAGTCTGTGGAATGCTGTGGAATGGAAAATGAAAAAATACACAAATCCCTTGATACATTAGATGAAAATTCAAGCTACTTTAATGTTATAATTGTAAAGGAGAAAAAATGA
- the cobM gene encoding precorrin-4 C(11)-methyltransferase, whose amino-acid sequence MVYFIGAGPGAVDLITVRGKQKLEEADVVIYAGSLVNPELLTYTKSNCEIYNSAKMTLEEVIDVMVKAEKENKMTVRLHTGDPCIYGAIREQMDLLDGYDIEYTVVPGVSSFIGAASALKAEFTLPDVSQTVILTRMAGRTPVPEKEDIEKLASHNATMVVFLTSTMLGELSKRLIDGGYKEDTPAAIVYKATWPDEKVIITTVKDIEKAALDNDIHKMALIMVGGFLGDRYSRSKLYDKYFTHEFREAVKCE is encoded by the coding sequence ATGGTTTATTTTATAGGTGCAGGGCCGGGTGCGGTTGATTTAATTACAGTTAGAGGAAAGCAAAAGCTTGAAGAGGCTGATGTTGTAATATATGCGGGCTCGCTTGTGAATCCCGAACTATTAACATATACAAAATCCAATTGTGAAATCTATAATAGTGCAAAAATGACATTGGAAGAAGTTATCGACGTTATGGTAAAAGCCGAAAAAGAGAACAAAATGACGGTACGACTTCATACTGGTGATCCATGCATTTATGGTGCAATTAGAGAACAAATGGACTTGCTTGATGGCTATGATATTGAATATACCGTTGTACCTGGTGTAAGCTCATTTATCGGTGCAGCATCTGCTTTAAAAGCGGAATTTACGTTGCCTGATGTAAGCCAAACGGTGATATTAACCCGTATGGCAGGCAGGACTCCAGTTCCCGAAAAAGAAGATATTGAAAAGCTTGCTTCACACAATGCAACAATGGTAGTCTTTTTAACAAGTACAATGCTTGGCGAATTGTCAAAGCGTCTGATAGATGGTGGATATAAAGAAGATACTCCGGCGGCTATTGTTTATAAAGCTACTTGGCCTGATGAAAAGGTTATTATTACTACCGTTAAGGATATTGAAAAAGCTGCATTGGATAACGATATTCACAAAATGGCACTTATTATGGTAGGTGGATTTTTAGGAGATCGCTATTCACGTTCTAAGCTATATGATAAATATTTTACGCATGAATTTAGAGAGGCAGTAAAATGCGAATAG
- a CDS encoding cobalt-precorrin 5A hydrolase, protein MRIGLLCFTSNGEAVANKIATIENIEFTIYDKATQNVKEFVKDCFLLDGIIFIGAVGIAVRLIAPYIKSKDTDPAVIVIDELGKYVIPILSGHIGGANKLAQTTADFLNATPIITTATDLNNVFAVDVWSTNSNCVIPDISKIKYISSALLKGEQVGFASDFECGDPLPDGVVKSDNFNIGIMVSLDEKKHPFDITLNVIPKIITIGVGCKKNTDAKVFEQYVLDTLQNLAISMKAVKEIASIDLKKEEECIIQFCNKYKIPFQTYTSDELSKVKGDFSYSEFVKKTTGVDNVCERSAVMKNGGELILKKQSNNGMTIAISTEKWGCKF, encoded by the coding sequence ATGCGAATAGGATTGCTTTGTTTTACAAGTAATGGTGAAGCAGTTGCAAACAAAATTGCAACGATAGAAAATATTGAATTTACGATATATGATAAAGCTACTCAAAATGTAAAAGAATTCGTAAAAGACTGTTTTTTATTGGATGGTATTATTTTTATTGGTGCGGTAGGCATTGCTGTAAGATTGATTGCACCATATATAAAATCAAAAGATACCGATCCTGCTGTGATTGTAATTGATGAATTAGGCAAATATGTTATTCCAATTTTATCGGGACATATAGGTGGTGCAAATAAGCTTGCTCAAACGACTGCCGACTTTTTAAATGCAACTCCGATTATTACAACAGCAACCGATTTAAACAATGTCTTTGCGGTTGACGTTTGGAGCACAAATTCAAACTGTGTGATACCAGATATATCAAAAATTAAGTATATTTCCTCTGCATTATTAAAAGGCGAACAAGTTGGCTTTGCAAGTGATTTTGAATGTGGCGATCCACTTCCCGATGGTGTAGTGAAAAGTGATAATTTCAATATAGGTATTATGGTTTCTTTGGATGAAAAGAAACATCCATTTGATATTACCCTTAACGTGATTCCAAAAATAATAACCATAGGAGTAGGCTGCAAAAAAAATACTGATGCAAAAGTATTTGAACAATATGTTTTAGATACACTTCAAAACCTTGCCATTTCAATGAAAGCGGTAAAAGAAATTGCTTCTATTGATTTAAAAAAAGAGGAAGAATGTATCATACAATTTTGTAATAAATATAAAATACCGTTTCAAACTTATACTTCAGACGAACTTTCTAAAGTAAAAGGCGATTTTTCGTACTCCGAGTTTGTAAAGAAAACAACAGGAGTCGATAACGTATGTGAACGAAGTGCGGTAATGAAAAACGGTGGAGAATTGATATTAAAGAAACAATCAAATAATGGTATGACAATAGCCATATCAACTGAAAAATGGGGATGTAAATTTTGA
- a CDS encoding glutamyl-tRNA reductase, whose protein sequence is MNVRMAGIDYSMAGLHIREKFSFTKSCQNKIYEKLKLNENILGSVIVSTCNRTEIYLSCVDGYEANPFEIICSIIDADYLKYQNLHKARQGEDLFWHLCRLSCGAKSQIWGEDQIITQVKNSLILARENNATDNILEVLFRTAITCAKKIKTKIKFSNSENTVALKTLSVLNKHKDIGNKVLVIGNGEVGKLVAKTLIENEYDVTMTLRQYKYSDVQLPIGAKAIDYAERYENMADFDILISCTLSPHFTVEKEKLLLVKSYPKIMIDLAVPRDIESDIADLGNITLYDIDTIGKDAINKSHAQQLEEIDAIIEKYHGDFIKWKNYSKNKELVTI, encoded by the coding sequence TTGAATGTACGAATGGCAGGAATAGATTATTCCATGGCAGGGCTTCATATAAGAGAAAAATTTTCTTTTACAAAATCCTGCCAAAATAAAATATATGAAAAGCTTAAATTGAATGAAAATATTCTTGGTTCGGTTATTGTTTCAACTTGCAACCGTACAGAGATTTACCTTTCTTGTGTTGATGGATATGAAGCAAATCCATTTGAAATCATATGTTCAATAATAGATGCTGACTATTTGAAATATCAAAACTTGCACAAAGCTCGTCAAGGTGAAGATTTATTTTGGCATTTATGCAGGCTTTCATGTGGCGCAAAATCTCAAATATGGGGCGAAGATCAAATTATTACGCAAGTTAAAAACTCCCTTATACTTGCAAGAGAAAATAATGCAACGGATAATATTTTGGAGGTGCTTTTTAGAACCGCAATAACTTGTGCTAAGAAAATTAAAACCAAAATTAAATTTTCAAATTCTGAGAATACGGTTGCATTAAAAACGCTTTCGGTTTTGAATAAACATAAGGATATCGGAAATAAAGTTCTCGTAATCGGAAATGGTGAAGTAGGAAAATTAGTTGCGAAAACACTCATTGAAAATGAGTATGACGTTACAATGACATTACGACAATATAAGTATTCTGATGTTCAGCTTCCAATAGGAGCAAAAGCAATTGATTATGCTGAAAGATATGAGAATATGGCTGATTTTGATATATTAATAAGCTGTACATTAAGCCCTCATTTTACTGTTGAGAAAGAAAAACTTTTATTGGTAAAAAGTTATCCGAAGATTATGATTGATCTAGCAGTACCTCGTGATATTGAATCGGATATTGCTGACCTTGGAAATATTACATTGTATGATATTGATACAATAGGTAAAGACGCAATCAATAAATCTCATGCACAACAACTCGAAGAAATTGATGCTATCATAGAAAAATATCATGGCGATTTTATAAAATGGAAAAACTATTCGAAAAATAAGGAGCTAGTTACAATTTGA